From Streptomyces sp. TLI_235, a single genomic window includes:
- a CDS encoding glycosyltransferase involved in cell wall bisynthesis, whose protein sequence is MHVLVVHNRYASAQPSGENKVVDQEVELLREAGHRVEVFERRSDDIATRSLPGKVAVPLLVPWNPAVRAELAARLRADRPDVVHVHNVFPLLSPAVLAACADTGVPAVATLHNYTQICPPGTLQRDGRPCTECVGATPLPAVRHGCYRNSRLATVPLAVSLAVNRRRWWSGVERFFCISAAQREVLSRAGLPAERLAVKHNFVPDPGACRTGAGEHLLYLGRLAEAKGVRLLMAAWDEIAADGGVGVPLVVAGAGPLEREVTAWAAGRDDVRYVGLYDQAQCRQAVARSFAVVAPSTWLEAFGLVVVEAMAAGVPAVAAGHGAFVELVEDGVTGLLHRPGEAASLASCIRRITADPDGNREMGRAARRRYEQGFSPAVGLERLVEGYRTAMAARSGGADGAPPVGNGNAGSRRGTPRGREWGQ, encoded by the coding sequence ATGCACGTCCTCGTGGTGCACAACCGCTACGCCTCGGCGCAGCCGAGCGGGGAGAACAAGGTCGTCGACCAGGAGGTGGAGCTGCTGCGCGAGGCCGGCCACCGGGTCGAGGTGTTCGAACGGCGCAGCGACGACATCGCCACCCGGTCCCTGCCGGGCAAGGTGGCGGTGCCGCTGCTGGTGCCGTGGAACCCGGCGGTCCGCGCGGAGCTCGCCGCCAGACTCCGCGCCGACCGGCCGGACGTGGTGCACGTCCACAACGTCTTCCCCCTCCTGTCGCCCGCGGTGCTGGCCGCCTGCGCCGACACCGGCGTGCCCGCCGTCGCCACGCTGCACAACTACACCCAGATCTGCCCGCCGGGCACGCTGCAGCGGGACGGCCGGCCGTGCACCGAGTGCGTCGGGGCCACGCCGCTGCCCGCCGTCCGGCACGGCTGCTACCGGAACTCCCGGCTGGCGACGGTGCCGCTCGCGGTCAGCCTGGCGGTCAACCGGCGGCGGTGGTGGTCCGGCGTGGAGCGGTTCTTCTGCATCTCCGCGGCGCAGCGCGAGGTCCTGTCGCGGGCCGGCCTGCCGGCCGAACGGCTGGCGGTGAAGCACAACTTCGTGCCCGACCCGGGCGCCTGCCGAACGGGCGCCGGCGAGCACCTGCTCTACCTCGGTCGACTCGCGGAGGCCAAGGGCGTGCGGCTGCTGATGGCCGCGTGGGACGAGATCGCCGCGGACGGCGGGGTGGGCGTACCGCTCGTGGTCGCCGGCGCGGGTCCGCTGGAGCGGGAGGTGACCGCCTGGGCGGCGGGCCGGGACGACGTGCGGTACGTCGGCCTGTACGACCAGGCCCAGTGCCGGCAGGCCGTCGCCCGGTCGTTCGCCGTGGTGGCCCCCTCGACGTGGCTGGAGGCGTTCGGCCTGGTGGTCGTGGAGGCGATGGCGGCCGGGGTCCCGGCCGTCGCCGCCGGGCACGGCGCCTTCGTCGAACTCGTCGAGGACGGGGTGACCGGGTTGCTGCACCGGCCGGGCGAGGCGGCCTCGCTCGCGTCCTGCATCCGCCGGATCACGGCCGATCCGGACGGCAACCGGGAGATGGGGCGGGCGGCCCGGCGCCGGTACGAGCAGGGCTTCAGTCCGGCCGTCGGGCTGGAGCGCCTGGTGGAGGGGTACCGCACCGCGATGGCGGCGCGGTCCGGCGGCGCGGACGGCGCGCCGCCGGTAGGGAACGGAAACGCTGGCTCGCGGCGGGGCACCCCGCGCGGGCGGGAATGGGGGCAGTAG